Proteins found in one Macaca nemestrina isolate mMacNem1 chromosome 4, mMacNem.hap1, whole genome shotgun sequence genomic segment:
- the LOC105472665 gene encoding carbonyl reductase [NADPH] 1, producing MYNLKVSRASHSAMKSGIRVALVTGGNKGIGLAIVRDLCRLFSGEVVLTARDVARGQAAVQQLQAEGLSPRFHQLDIDDLQSIRTLRDFLLKEYGGLDVLVNNAGIAFKVADPTPFHIQAEVTMKTNFFGTRDVCTELLPVIKPQGRVVNISSMMSLRALKSCSPELQQKFRSETITEEELVGLMNKFVEDTKKGVHQKEGWPSSAYGVTKIGVTVLSRIHARKLSEQRKGDKILLNACCPGWVRTDMAGPSATKSPEEGAETPVYLALLPLDAEGPHGQFVMEKRVEQW from the exons atgtataatttaaaa GTGTCCCGCGCGTCCCATTCAGCCATGAAGTCCGGCATCCGTGTAGCGCTGGTGACTGGAGGCAACAAGGGCATCGGCTTGGCCATCGTGCGCGACTTGTGCCGGCTGTTCTCGGGGGAAGTGGTGCTCACGGCGCGGGACGTAGCGCGGGGCCAGGCAGCCGTGCAGCAGCTGCAGGCGGAGGGTCTGAGCCCACGTTTCCACCAGCTGGACATCGACGACCTGCAGAGCATCCGCACCCTGCGCGACTTCCTGCTCAAGGAGTACGGGGGCCTGGACGTGCTGGTCAACAACGCGGGCATCGCCTTCAAGG TTGCTGATCCCACACCCTTTCATATTCAAGCGGAAGTGACGATGAAAACAAACTTCTTTGGTACCCGAGATGTGTGCACAGAATTACTCCCTGTAATAAAACCCCAAG GGAGAGTGGTGAACATATCTAGCATGATGAGTCTCAGAGCCCTTAAAAGCTGCAGCCCAGAGCTGCAGCAGAAGTTCCGCAGTGAGACCATCACCGAGGAGGAGCTGGTGGGGCTCATGAACAAGTTTGTGGAGGATACCAAGAAGGGAGTGCACCAGAAGGAGGGCTGGCCCAGCAGCGCATACGGAGTGACGAAGATTGGCGTCACCGTTCTCTCCAGGATCCACGCCAGGAAACTGAGTGAGCAGAGGAAAGGGGACAAGATCCTCCTGAATGCCTGCTGCCCAGGGTGGGTGAGAACCGACATGGCGGGACCCAGTGCCACCAAGAgcccagaagaaggagcagagaCCCCTGTGTACTTGGCCCTTTTGCCCCTGGATGCTGAGGGTCCCCATGGACAATTTGTTATGGAGAAGAGAGTTGAACAGTGGTGA